The nucleotide sequence TGATCGGCGCACCAGAATCGCGCTCCTTCACGGCCTCGTGAAAACCGACTTCCTCGGCGCGATCCTTGAACCAGAGCCCTTCCGGCGAATGACGCGTGATGCCATCGAACACCGTTGCAAGCGTCTGCGTTGTCCGCATACCCATGTTCTCGAACGCTGAATTAATCGCAGTCTTCTGCATCCAGAGCTGGTTCTTCGGAACGCCCTTGATCCGGTCGCACAGCTTGGCCGTTTCCGCATCGAGCTCATCGGCAGGCACAGCTTTCGTGACGAGACCAATCCGCTCGGCCTCAATGCCATCTATCAGGTCGCCGGTAAACAGCATTCGCTTGGCCCGCTCGGCTCCAATCCGAAACACCCACATCATCGTGGTCGGACAACCCCACACGCGGGCCGGCGGGTATCCGATCTTGGCGTCTTCGGCCATTACGATGAGATCGCAGGAAAGTGCTATATCGCTGCCGCCTGCCACCGCATAGCCGTGGATCTTGCAGATTGTCGGCTTGTAGCTGCGCCACAGACTTTGGAAATTTTGCGTGTTGCGATCCATCAATTGGAAATCGATGAAGGGATCCCAGGGCATCTCCTGGGTGCCGGTTTGACCGCGCGGCGCTTCGGCATGATTCTTGAGATCGTAACCCGCGCAAAACGCCTTGCCCGCACCTTGCAACAGAATAACGTGAACGAGGTCGTCGTTGTTGGCGAGTTCGACGGCGTTGCGAATCTCACTTGGCATTCCTCTTGAAATCGCATTGAGCCGTTCAGGCCTGTTTAGCGTGATCGTCGCAACGCGATCAGTCACCTGATAGTTCAATGTCTCAAACGTCATCATCATTCCTTCCCGTCTCGCCGCATGAAATCGAAATCGCAGCCCTCGTCGGCCTGTGTAATGGTTTCATGAAACAAATGTGCGTAGCCTCGCGCGGCCCATTCCGGCGTCGATGGTTTCGGCAATGCGCGCTGGCGCAGCGTCAGTTCGACCTCATCAACGAGAAGATCAATGCGTCGTTTTTGGACATCGAGCCGGATCATGTCGCCGGTCTGCACCAGCGCCAGCGGCCCGCCGACGGCGGATTCCGGCGTGATGTGCAGCACGATGGTGCCGAAGGCCGTACCGCTCATGCGCGCGTCGGAAATCCGCACCATATCCTTGACGCCCGTGCGCAGGATCTTCTGCGGGATCGGAAGGTAACCGGCCTCCGGCATGCCCGGCGCGCCCTTCGGCCCGGCATTGCGCAGCACCAGCACATCGTCAGCCGTGACATCGAGAGCGGGATCGTCGACGCGCAGTGTCATGTCCTCGACGGACTCGAACACCACCGCGCGTCCGGTGTGCTGCAACAGCTTGGGGCTCGCCGCAGAATGCTTGATGATCGCGCCGCGCGGTGCGAGATTGCCGTGCAGGACGGCCATCGCGCCCTCGGGCGTGATCGGATTGTCCCG is from Afipia massiliensis and encodes:
- a CDS encoding crotonase/enoyl-CoA hydratase family protein; translated protein: MMTFETLNYQVTDRVATITLNRPERLNAISRGMPSEIRNAVELANNDDLVHVILLQGAGKAFCAGYDLKNHAEAPRGQTGTQEMPWDPFIDFQLMDRNTQNFQSLWRSYKPTICKIHGYAVAGGSDIALSCDLIVMAEDAKIGYPPARVWGCPTTMMWVFRIGAERAKRMLFTGDLIDGIEAERIGLVTKAVPADELDAETAKLCDRIKGVPKNQLWMQKTAINSAFENMGMRTTQTLATVFDGITRHSPEGLWFKDRAEEVGFHEAVKERDSGAPIKGSKPPRNN